The Coffea eugenioides isolate CCC68of chromosome 8, Ceug_1.0, whole genome shotgun sequence genome has a segment encoding these proteins:
- the LOC113780584 gene encoding viridiflorene synthase-like — MASSETAHHLCNEHEIARPLAYFPENIWSDRIASFTLDKQEHEKYAKEIELLSEEVRRMLLSTENNVMDQLDLIDKVERLGISYHFDNEIEEQLQKIFDECANFEKYQNFDLSTVALQFRLLRQHGFNISCDVFQKFVDADGKFKDSLGKDKRGLLNLYEAAHVRTYGDSILEEALTFATTHLKTCGAQLVDSTLAKQVEHALKQPLHKGIPRLEIRHYISIYEEDESNNKLLLRLAKMDYHWSQMLHKQELCEILRWGKELNIVSKASYSRERYVECYFWALGTFCEPQYSLARIFFSKIVLWISLIDDIYDAYGTVDELKIFTDAAERWDGSETDQLPEYMKTSFMALLKFNEKLGEDSALKQKTNAFNLYVEEWKNYMRTSLTQSKWFLTRELPSFAEYLKIGMVTSTYYLLPAAGFLVMESATDDAVKWLLSNPKLIQGITKHGRMINDVGTHEFEKLRGATAIEIYMKDYNVSEEEAMKKFEDMADDAWKDMNAEFSRPTAVPRDVLLMALNLARICEVIYKNRGDGYTKPRELEAHIIAMLIDSLSV; from the exons ATGGCCTCGAGTGAAACTGCTCATCACTTGTGCAATGAGCATGAGATTGCCAGACCATTAGCCTACTTCCCTGAAAATATTTGGTCTGATCGCATTGCTTCATTTACTCTTGATAAGCAG GAGCATGAAAAGTATGCCAAAGAGATTGAACTGCTAAGCGAAGAAGTGAGAAGAATGCTTTTGTCTACTGAAAATAATGTGATGGATCAACTAGATTTGATTGACAAAGTAGAACGACTTGGAATCTCATATCATTTTGACAACGAGATTGAAGAGCAACTTCAGAAAATATTCGATGAATGTGCCAACTTTGAGAAGTATCAGAATTTTGATTTATCCACCGTAGCGCTTCAATTTAGACTATTAAGGCAACATGGTTTCAATATCTCATGTG atGTATTTCAGAAATTTGTGGATGCTGATGGCAAATTTAAGGACTCCCTAGGCAAGGACAAAAGGGGTCTCCTAAACCTATATGAAGCTGCTCATGTGAGGACATATGGAGATAGTATTCTAGAAGAAGCCCTTACCTTCGCAACCACTCATCTAAAAACATGTGGAGCACAACTTGTTGATTCTACTCTTGCAAAACAAGTGGAACATGCCCTAAAGCAGCCATTACATAAAGGCATCCCTAGACTTGAGATTCGTCACTACATTTCCATCTATGAGGAAGACGAATCAAATAACAAATTGCTACTAAGGCTTGCCAAAATGGATTACCATTGGTCGCAAATGCTGCATAAACAAGAACTCTGTGAGATATTAAG GTGGGGAAAGGAATTGAACATTGTATCAAAAGCTTCTTATTCAAGAGAAAGATATGTGGAATGCTACTTTTGGGCTCTCGGGACATTTTGTGAACCACAGTACTCTCTTGCTCGAATATTTTTTTCGAAAATCGTACTCTGGATTTCACTGATAGATGATATCTACGATGCCTATGGCACTGTTGATGAACTGAAAATCTTCACAGATGCAGCGGAAAG GTGGGATGGCAGTGAAACTGATCAACTCCCGGAGTACATGAAAACTTCCTTTATGGCACTTCTCAAATTCAATGAGAAGCTTGGTGAAGATTCAGCCTTAAAACAGAAAACCAATGCATTCAATCTATACGTGGAAGAA TGGAAAAATTACATGAGGACAAGCCTCACACAGTCGAAGTGGTTTCTTACAAGAGAATTGCCATCTTTTGCTGAGTACTTGAAGATTGGTATGGTCACAAGCACATACTATCTATTACCAGCAGCAGGCTTCTTGGTAATGGAGAGTGCAACAGATGATGCTGTCAAGTGGTTGTTGAGTAATCCTAAACTAATTCAGGGTATCACGAAACACGGGCGAATGATCAATGATGTCGGCACTCATGAG tttgagaaattaagggGTGCCACAGCAATTGAAATTTACATGAAAGATTACAATGTATCGGAGGAAGAGGCGATGAAGAAGTTTGAAGACATGGCTGATGATGCTTGGAAGGACATGAATGCTGAATTCTCGAGGCCTACCGCCGTACCAAGAGATGTTCTTCTGATGGCTCTGAATCTAGCTAGGATTTGCGAAGTTATTTACAAGAACCGTGGAGATGGATACACCAAACCCCGTGAGCTTGAAGCCCATATAATCGCAATGCTAATAGATTCGCTGTCTGTTTGA